The following coding sequences lie in one Arachis hypogaea cultivar Tifrunner chromosome 4, arahy.Tifrunner.gnm2.J5K5, whole genome shotgun sequence genomic window:
- the LOC112796449 gene encoding transcription termination factor MTERF15, mitochondrial isoform X1, translated as MFNSHRYKPLIYLNLKVLFRRTQPHMFCTSQSHSLTVSYLINNLGFTPQSALNASKRHRFKTPHKADLIIAFFKTHGFSHSQIAAIVAKLPKILSANPERILPKFQFLASKGASTDDIVLLSTRNPRFLHLSLKNNIIPTYAMLKTFFQSDQKTLRCIASIPGLFMEARLVKNVKLLADAGVSDSAIGYLLRTRVLVLLSADLRKQVDEIKELGIDPSTVKFAIALQAKKTVPKSLWDAKVNVLKSWGWSKETMSEAFRRNPLCMLSSKDKINEVMKLWVNQLGWDPLALAKIPWLFGYNLERRIIPRAFVLQYLLAKGLRNKSDNLCLPFFIPEDMFLKRFVESFTEDMSQLLKIYHEKKKMFMITA; from the coding sequence ATGTTTAACTCCCACCGTTACAAACCCCTTATCTATCTAAACCTAAAAGTTCTATTCCGAAGAACACAACCACACATGTTCTGCACTTCACAATCACACTCTTTGACGGTTTCATACCTCATCAATAACCTTGGCTTCACCCCACAATCTGCTCTAAACGCATCAAAACGGCATCGTTTCAAGACCCCACACAAGGCAGACTTAATAATCGCATTCTTCAAGACCCATGGATTCTCCCATTCCCAAATCGCTGCCATTGTTGCCAAGCTACCTAAGATACTTTCAGCCAATCCGGAAAGAATCCTGCCAAAGTTTCAATTTCTGGCCTCCAAAGGTGCTTCCACCGATGACATTGTTCTGCTATCCACTAGGAACCCTAGATTCTTGCATTTGAGCCTCAAGAACAACATAATCCCTACTTATGCAATGCTGAAAACCTTCTTTCAATCCGATCAGAAAACGCTCCGTTGCATTGCTTCTATCCCTGGTTTGTTTATGGAGGCTCGCTTGGTGAAAAATGTCAAGTTGTTGGCTGATGCAGGAGTCTCTGACTCCGCTATCGGCTATTTGTTGCGGACCAGAGTTTTAGTGCTCTTGTCTGCTGACTTGAGGAAGCAGGTGGATGAAATAAAGGAATTAGGGATTGATCCTTCAACGGTTAAGTTCGCCATAGCTTTGCAAGCCAAAAAGACTGTACCGAAATCACTGTGGGATGCAAAAGTCAATGTCTTGAAGAGCTGGGGTTGGTCTAAAGAAACAATGTCCGAAGCATTCAGGAGGAACCCTTTATGTATGCTATCATCTAAGGATAAGATTAATGAGGTGATGAAACTTTGGGTCAATCAGTTAGGTTGGGACCCTTTGGCTCTTGCCAAGATTCCATGGCTTTTTggatataatttggagagaaggATCATTCCGAGGGCTTTTGTTCTCCAGTATTTACTTGCAAAAGGATTGAGAAACAAGAGTGACAATTTGTGTCTGCCGTTTTTTATTCCGGAAGACATGTTCCTTAAAAGATTTGTGGAAAGTTTTACAGAAGATATGTCTCAACTACTTAAGATATACCATGAGAAAAAAAAGATGTTTATGATAACTGCCTAG
- the LOC112796449 gene encoding transcription termination factor MTERF15, mitochondrial isoform X2 encodes MFCTSQSHSLTVSYLINNLGFTPQSALNASKRHRFKTPHKADLIIAFFKTHGFSHSQIAAIVAKLPKILSANPERILPKFQFLASKGASTDDIVLLSTRNPRFLHLSLKNNIIPTYAMLKTFFQSDQKTLRCIASIPGLFMEARLVKNVKLLADAGVSDSAIGYLLRTRVLVLLSADLRKQVDEIKELGIDPSTVKFAIALQAKKTVPKSLWDAKVNVLKSWGWSKETMSEAFRRNPLCMLSSKDKINEVMKLWVNQLGWDPLALAKIPWLFGYNLERRIIPRAFVLQYLLAKGLRNKSDNLCLPFFIPEDMFLKRFVESFTEDMSQLLKIYHEKKKMFMITA; translated from the coding sequence ATGTTCTGCACTTCACAATCACACTCTTTGACGGTTTCATACCTCATCAATAACCTTGGCTTCACCCCACAATCTGCTCTAAACGCATCAAAACGGCATCGTTTCAAGACCCCACACAAGGCAGACTTAATAATCGCATTCTTCAAGACCCATGGATTCTCCCATTCCCAAATCGCTGCCATTGTTGCCAAGCTACCTAAGATACTTTCAGCCAATCCGGAAAGAATCCTGCCAAAGTTTCAATTTCTGGCCTCCAAAGGTGCTTCCACCGATGACATTGTTCTGCTATCCACTAGGAACCCTAGATTCTTGCATTTGAGCCTCAAGAACAACATAATCCCTACTTATGCAATGCTGAAAACCTTCTTTCAATCCGATCAGAAAACGCTCCGTTGCATTGCTTCTATCCCTGGTTTGTTTATGGAGGCTCGCTTGGTGAAAAATGTCAAGTTGTTGGCTGATGCAGGAGTCTCTGACTCCGCTATCGGCTATTTGTTGCGGACCAGAGTTTTAGTGCTCTTGTCTGCTGACTTGAGGAAGCAGGTGGATGAAATAAAGGAATTAGGGATTGATCCTTCAACGGTTAAGTTCGCCATAGCTTTGCAAGCCAAAAAGACTGTACCGAAATCACTGTGGGATGCAAAAGTCAATGTCTTGAAGAGCTGGGGTTGGTCTAAAGAAACAATGTCCGAAGCATTCAGGAGGAACCCTTTATGTATGCTATCATCTAAGGATAAGATTAATGAGGTGATGAAACTTTGGGTCAATCAGTTAGGTTGGGACCCTTTGGCTCTTGCCAAGATTCCATGGCTTTTTggatataatttggagagaaggATCATTCCGAGGGCTTTTGTTCTCCAGTATTTACTTGCAAAAGGATTGAGAAACAAGAGTGACAATTTGTGTCTGCCGTTTTTTATTCCGGAAGACATGTTCCTTAAAAGATTTGTGGAAAGTTTTACAGAAGATATGTCTCAACTACTTAAGATATACCATGAGAAAAAAAAGATGTTTATGATAACTGCCTAG